A window of the Brassica napus cultivar Da-Ae chromosome C5, Da-Ae, whole genome shotgun sequence genome harbors these coding sequences:
- the LOC106427417 gene encoding auxin-responsive protein IAA16, with product MINFEATELRLGLPGGNHGGDMAMKNNGKRGFSETVDLKLNLSSTAMDSVSGVDLENMKEKVVKPPAKAQVVGWPPVRSFRKNVMSGQKPTAGDAAEGTEKTSSSNAATSSAAAYVKVSLDGAPYLRKIDLKLYKTYQDLSDALSKMFSSFTIGNCGPQGMKDFMNESRLIDLLNGSDYVPTYEDKDGDWMLVGDVPWGMFVDSCKRIRIMKGSEAIGLAPRALEKCKNRS from the exons ATGATCAATTTTGAGGCGACGGAGCTGAGGTTAGGGCTGCCGGGTGGCAATCACGGAGGAGACATGGCCATGAAAAATAATGGGAAACGAGGATTTTCTGAGACCGTTGATCTCAAGCTGAATCTTTCATCGACGGCTATGGATTCGGTTTCCGGAGTTGATTTAGAGAATATGAAGGAGAAGGTCGTAAAACCACCAGCCAA GGCACAAGTTGTGGGATGGCCACCGGTACGATCTTTCCGGAAGAACGTCATGTCAGGCCAAAAGCCAACCGCCGGAGATGCCGCCGAAGGAACGGAAAAGACTTCCAGCAGCAACGCAGCCACTTCCTCTGCCGCAGCTTACGTGAAAGTTAGCTTGGACGGCGCACCGTACCTAAGAAAAATTGATTTGAAACTTTACAAAACATATCAAGACCTCTCCGACGCCTTAAGCAAAATGTTCAGCTCTTTTACCATAG GCAACTGTGGACCACAAGGAATGAAAGATTTTATGAACGAGAGTAGGTTGATCGATCTTTTGAACGGATCAGATTACGTTCCAACTTATGAAGATAAAGATGGAGACTGGATGCTTGTAGGAGACGTACCGTGGGG gatgtttgtTGATTCATGCAAACGCATAAGAATAATGAAGGGATCAGAAGCAATCggacttg CTCCAAGGGCATTAGAAAAGTGCAAGAACAGAAGCTGA